From Methanocella paludicola SANAE, a single genomic window includes:
- the eno gene encoding phosphopyruvate hydratase, with the protein MSIIEDIIGRRIFDSRGNPTIEVEVYLDDGSFGRAAAPAGASTGTYEAVAIPVPDALSKLENEVVEQLIAEDATDQESIDMLLHDIDGTDNFSNIGGNTSVAVSMAVAKAASCSVYSTDDYRVEPPERMLYRYLGNAYPRMPYPLGNVLGGGAHAPGATDIQEFLVSSIGADTIDDAVYGNTLVHKKVKKLLTDAGIVCGKGDEGGWAPQVKDSKAFEITSAAVREVSDEVGFSIRLGLDVAASELWDEKKKVYVYKDAKRTPAQQVDYIAGLVDKYDLFYVEDPLHENDFDGFAELTEKVGDRCIICGDDLFVTNVKRLQEGIEKFAANAILIKPNQIGTVTDTYNAITMAKRFGFKTVMSHRSGETTDNTIAHLAVAFGCELLKTGVVGGERIAKLNELIRIGEDIGNDRMTEDLP; encoded by the coding sequence TTGTCTATAATTGAAGATATTATAGGAAGGAGAATTTTCGACAGCCGGGGCAACCCGACCATCGAGGTCGAGGTCTACCTGGACGACGGAAGCTTCGGGCGGGCGGCGGCACCGGCGGGCGCCTCAACGGGCACCTACGAGGCCGTGGCAATACCCGTCCCTGACGCGCTGTCGAAGCTGGAAAACGAGGTCGTCGAGCAGCTCATCGCCGAGGACGCCACGGACCAGGAAAGTATCGACATGCTCCTGCACGACATTGACGGCACGGACAATTTCAGCAACATTGGCGGCAACACCTCGGTCGCTGTCTCGATGGCAGTGGCGAAGGCTGCTTCGTGCTCCGTATATAGCACAGATGATTACCGGGTCGAGCCCCCTGAACGGATGCTTTACCGCTATTTGGGCAACGCGTACCCGCGCATGCCGTACCCCCTTGGCAATGTCCTGGGAGGCGGCGCACATGCACCGGGAGCGACGGATATCCAGGAGTTCCTGGTATCGTCCATCGGCGCGGACACCATCGACGATGCGGTGTATGGCAACACGCTGGTCCACAAGAAGGTCAAGAAGCTGCTGACAGACGCCGGCATCGTATGCGGCAAGGGCGACGAGGGCGGCTGGGCGCCCCAGGTCAAGGACTCTAAGGCCTTCGAGATCACCAGTGCCGCGGTCAGGGAAGTCTCCGACGAGGTCGGTTTCAGCATCAGGCTGGGACTTGACGTCGCGGCCTCCGAGCTGTGGGATGAGAAGAAAAAGGTCTACGTCTATAAGGACGCTAAGAGGACCCCCGCTCAACAAGTAGACTATATTGCGGGCCTGGTCGACAAGTACGACCTATTCTACGTCGAGGACCCGCTGCACGAGAACGACTTTGACGGGTTCGCCGAACTGACAGAAAAGGTCGGGGACAGATGCATCATATGCGGCGACGACCTCTTCGTCACGAACGTGAAGCGGCTCCAGGAAGGCATTGAGAAGTTCGCCGCGAACGCCATCCTCATCAAGCCCAACCAGATCGGCACGGTGACGGACACCTACAACGCCATAACGATGGCGAAGCGGTTCGGCTTCAAGACGGTCATGTCCCACCGGAGCGGCGAGACTACTGATAACACCATCGCACACCTGGCGGTCGCCTTCGGCTGCGAATTGCTGAAGACGGGCGTCGTGGGCGGCGAGCGCATCGCAAAGCTGAACGAGCTGATAAGGATAGGCGAGGACATCGGCAACGATCGCATGACCGAAGACCTACCTTAA
- a CDS encoding DNA-directed RNA polymerase subunit K, with translation MSAKQINVADSKNVTKYTRYERARIVGARALQISMGAPVLMKDANSVEPIEVALAELERGLIPITVKKVNKSTRREVNPA, from the coding sequence TTGAGCGCTAAACAAATTAACGTGGCCGATTCTAAAAACGTCACAAAGTACACACGCTATGAGCGTGCGCGTATCGTCGGGGCAAGGGCTCTCCAGATCTCAATGGGAGCGCCCGTCCTCATGAAAGATGCAAACTCCGTGGAGCCGATCGAGGTCGCCCTGGCAGAGCTGGAGCGCGGCCTGATCCCGATCACCGTCAAGAAGGTCAACAAATCCACGAGGCGCGAGGTTAATCCGGCCTAA
- a CDS encoding DNA-directed RNA polymerase subunit N, with protein MIPVRCFTCGMVVSNVWEEYRERVEERKKSLPKGEQLKVGDILDDLGVERYCCRRMLLSHVELVDVLAPYQ; from the coding sequence ATGATACCGGTCAGATGTTTCACCTGTGGTATGGTAGTCTCGAACGTTTGGGAAGAGTATCGCGAGCGTGTCGAGGAAAGAAAGAAGAGCCTGCCCAAGGGTGAGCAGCTTAAGGTCGGCGACATCCTCGACGACCTGGGCGTAGAGCGGTACTGCTGCAGGCGCATGCTGTTATCGCACGTCGAGCTGGTCGACGTTCTGGCACCATACCAGTGA
- a CDS encoding 30S ribosomal protein S9, giving the protein MVKVITTSGKRKTAIARATVRKGTGIIRINKVPLPLVQPDIIRLKITEPLTMAGTEIFSQVDIDVDIRGGGVMGQAEAARCAIARGIVNWTNDMALRDTYLSHDRTLLVNDIRAKESKHYGGSGARAKFQKSYR; this is encoded by the coding sequence ATGGTCAAGGTCATAACTACAAGCGGAAAGCGGAAGACTGCTATCGCCCGGGCGACAGTTCGCAAGGGCACGGGCATCATACGCATCAACAAGGTACCACTGCCTCTCGTTCAGCCGGACATCATCAGGCTCAAGATCACCGAGCCCCTCACAATGGCGGGCACCGAGATTTTCAGCCAGGTCGATATCGACGTCGACATCCGTGGCGGAGGCGTCATGGGGCAGGCGGAGGCCGCGAGGTGCGCCATTGCAAGAGGCATCGTCAACTGGACGAACGACATGGCGCTGCGCGACACCTACCTGAGCCACGACAGGACACTCCTCGTGAACGATATACGTGCGAAGGAGTCCAAGCACTACGGCGGATCGGGCGCAAGGGCGAAGTTCCAGAAGTCGTACCGTTAA
- a CDS encoding 50S ribosomal protein L13: protein MVLINAQGLIVGRLSSIVAKKLLEGEEVTIINADKAILSGSKASTFAEFKQTVDRGTTEKGPYYPKRPDAIIKRTIRGMLPYKAQRGKDAMARLRVFIGTPTEVSGKEAVTLEKASVDRLSSYKYMELGELSKLLGSKF from the coding sequence ATGGTATTAATTAACGCGCAGGGACTCATCGTCGGCAGGCTGTCGAGCATCGTAGCCAAGAAGCTACTTGAGGGCGAAGAAGTCACGATCATCAACGCCGACAAGGCAATACTGTCGGGCTCGAAGGCATCCACGTTCGCCGAGTTCAAGCAGACCGTGGACCGCGGCACCACAGAAAAGGGGCCGTACTACCCGAAGAGGCCGGACGCCATCATAAAGCGCACTATCCGCGGCATGCTGCCCTACAAGGCGCAGCGCGGGAAGGACGCGATGGCACGCCTCAGGGTCTTCATCGGCACGCCGACCGAAGTCAGCGGCAAAGAGGCCGTAACGCTGGAGAAGGCGAGCGTAGACCGCCTGAGCTCATACAAGTACATGGAGCTCGGCGAACTCTCAAAGCTTCTAGGATCAAAATTTTAA
- a CDS encoding 50S ribosomal protein L18e: protein MKALKKTNPRLSKLIFDLKAQSREHNVALWRDIAERFEKPARHYAAVNISKINRYSKENETILVPGKVLGTGVIDHPVTVAALNFSVAAEELISGANGKCMSIEQLMKTNPAGKGVRIIR from the coding sequence ATGAAGGCTTTAAAGAAAACCAACCCTAGATTATCGAAGCTCATTTTCGACCTCAAGGCACAGTCCAGGGAGCACAATGTCGCGCTCTGGAGAGACATTGCCGAGAGATTCGAGAAGCCGGCAAGGCACTACGCGGCGGTCAACATCAGCAAGATCAACCGCTACTCGAAGGAGAACGAGACTATCCTGGTACCGGGCAAAGTCCTGGGCACGGGCGTCATCGACCACCCCGTAACGGTCGCCGCTCTCAACTTCAGCGTCGCCGCCGAGGAACTTATCTCCGGCGCCAACGGCAAGTGCATGTCAATCGAACAGCTCATGAAGACGAACCCCGCGGGCAAGGGTGTCCGCATCATCAGGTGA
- a CDS encoding UPF0179 family protein: MPGPNITITLIGSKLAKKGTEFIYRGPQPECEKCKLKAVCLNLDKGKKYIVVALRTGSDHECFLHDTSVRAVEVSPAPVVVVIESRKAFNGSKLTYEEPKCDKACPSYEGCHPAGLVNGEKYTISEVYGEATGTCPKGLILKKVLLK; encoded by the coding sequence ATGCCGGGACCTAACATCACCATCACGCTCATAGGCAGTAAGCTCGCAAAGAAGGGAACGGAGTTCATCTACCGCGGCCCCCAGCCGGAATGCGAGAAGTGTAAGCTCAAGGCAGTGTGCCTCAACCTGGATAAGGGCAAGAAGTATATAGTCGTCGCCCTACGCACCGGCAGCGATCACGAGTGCTTTTTGCACGACACGAGCGTCCGTGCCGTCGAAGTCTCTCCCGCCCCCGTCGTCGTTGTGATCGAGTCGAGGAAGGCGTTCAACGGCTCGAAGCTGACGTACGAGGAGCCGAAGTGCGATAAGGCATGCCCGTCGTACGAGGGCTGTCACCCGGCCGGGCTCGTTAACGGCGAGAAATATACGATCAGCGAAGTATACGGCGAAGCGACCGGTACCTGCCCGAAGGGCCTGATACTTAAAAAGGTCCTGCTTAAATAA
- a CDS encoding AIR synthase-related protein, with amino-acid sequence MDIEGYAKRGLRKGDTGLAEKLADRIREVKDISPEGAKRLAEAVIVEARATLDVRDDVIASQPCGVTMGAFGVGSRGRGDFYAHSKIAEVIGKTDAVCDSSQMDDSGVVKAGGQYVVVTVDGMHSRLSDFPFLAGFHCTRASLRDLYVMGAKPVALFSDIHIADDGDVSKIFDYTAGITTVSDLIGVPLVTGSTLRIGGDMVIGDRMTGCVGAVGVAKELTARIQSRPGDVIMVSEGAGGGTVSTTALYFGMHDVVEKTLNVKFLEACESLFEHDLIGKIHAMTDVTNGGIRGDAYEIAGTAGVKLVFYEEKMRKLVEPTVLKMLDALKIDYLGVSLDALLIIAPPENAEAIMAAVRSKGVKIDIVGEVLEGHGAYLVENGVERDFTPKFRESAYTPIKKLVGEETPMSFEEMKKKVDQAAAHAIQKKERMVARIRSRDSDLSAYSSGKPQKLKSDT; translated from the coding sequence ATGGACATAGAAGGATACGCGAAGAGAGGGCTCAGGAAAGGCGATACCGGGCTCGCGGAAAAGCTGGCGGACCGCATTCGAGAGGTCAAGGACATCTCCCCCGAGGGAGCGAAGAGGCTCGCGGAGGCGGTCATCGTCGAGGCAAGGGCCACCCTGGACGTAAGGGACGATGTCATTGCCAGCCAGCCCTGTGGCGTCACCATGGGCGCCTTCGGCGTGGGCTCGAGGGGCCGGGGCGACTTCTATGCGCACAGTAAGATCGCCGAGGTCATCGGTAAGACCGATGCCGTGTGCGATTCGAGCCAGATGGATGACTCCGGCGTCGTTAAGGCGGGTGGCCAGTATGTGGTTGTCACAGTCGACGGTATGCACTCTCGCCTGTCCGACTTTCCATTTTTAGCAGGCTTTCACTGTACGCGGGCTTCGCTCCGTGACCTGTACGTGATGGGCGCTAAGCCGGTGGCTCTATTCTCGGATATTCACATCGCCGATGACGGCGACGTCTCCAAGATCTTCGATTATACTGCCGGGATCACGACGGTATCGGACCTCATCGGTGTACCGCTAGTAACAGGAAGCACGCTCCGCATCGGCGGCGACATGGTCATCGGCGACAGGATGACCGGCTGTGTGGGCGCCGTGGGCGTGGCAAAGGAGCTCACCGCGCGCATCCAGTCCAGGCCCGGCGACGTCATCATGGTCAGCGAGGGCGCCGGCGGAGGCACCGTCTCCACGACCGCCCTGTACTTCGGCATGCACGACGTGGTCGAGAAGACCCTGAACGTAAAATTCTTAGAGGCCTGCGAATCCCTGTTCGAGCACGACCTCATTGGTAAGATCCACGCCATGACCGACGTGACCAACGGCGGCATCCGTGGCGACGCCTACGAGATCGCCGGCACCGCCGGGGTCAAGCTCGTGTTCTACGAGGAAAAGATGCGTAAGCTGGTCGAGCCCACGGTGCTGAAGATGCTCGACGCGCTGAAGATCGACTACCTGGGCGTCTCGCTGGACGCCTTACTTATCATCGCGCCCCCCGAGAACGCCGAAGCCATCATGGCCGCGGTCCGGAGCAAGGGCGTCAAGATCGACATCGTCGGCGAGGTCCTGGAAGGCCACGGGGCATACCTCGTGGAGAACGGCGTCGAGAGAGACTTCACCCCGAAGTTCAGGGAATCCGCATATACGCCCATCAAGAAGCTCGTGGGCGAAGAGACCCCGATGTCCTTCGAGGAGATGAAGAAAAAGGTCGACCAGGCAGCGGCCCATGCAATACAAAAGAAGGAGCGCATGGTCGCTCGCATCAGGAGCAGGGACAGCGACCTTTCGGCGTATTCGTCCGGTAAGCCTCAAAAGCTCAAGTCGGACACCTAA
- a CDS encoding response regulator encodes MTNRVLVVDDNPDICDIVSIALKGKGIEVRTAETGNDGISIFLQFMPDIVLLDYKLPDMDGNDVAKKIKATGKATGIIRMTGENVIGNDVDMSLYVGKLQKPFKLAEMVQYVEDHIKK; translated from the coding sequence ATGACAAACAGAGTCCTGGTCGTCGACGATAATCCCGATATTTGCGACATCGTCAGCATTGCCCTTAAAGGCAAGGGCATCGAAGTCAGGACCGCAGAGACGGGCAACGACGGCATCAGCATTTTTCTCCAGTTCATGCCTGACATCGTCCTGCTCGATTATAAGCTGCCCGACATGGACGGCAACGACGTGGCAAAAAAGATCAAGGCGACCGGGAAAGCGACCGGCATCATAAGGATGACCGGGGAGAACGTGATCGGCAACGACGTCGACATGTCGCTTTACGTAGGTAAGCTCCAGAAGCCCTTTAAGCTGGCAGAAATGGTCCAGTATGTCGAAGACCACATAAAAAAATAA
- a CDS encoding RibD family protein: MSASRPYVTLISEMTVDGKLTLKRGLSSKIIMGLMDMESQRFLHKKRTEFDAIMVGSNTIKIDNSILTNRLVEGRSPVRVVPCSDASIPPGSNVLNHDAPTIIVVSGRASPEKVEAIRQKGAEVMVCGKEAVDLELMMEGLTKRGIKRLMVEGGPTLIWLLIQKHMIDHIILIQIPYIIGGDSTPSLVGGPGVDSIGQVVGTDLTDFYKVGNHLITEYDIIYEPNGK, from the coding sequence ATGAGCGCGAGCAGGCCATACGTTACACTGATATCCGAGATGACCGTCGACGGTAAATTGACCTTAAAGCGGGGGCTCTCCAGCAAGATCATCATGGGCCTCATGGACATGGAGAGCCAGAGGTTTTTGCATAAGAAGCGGACTGAGTTCGACGCCATCATGGTGGGCAGTAATACGATCAAGATCGATAATTCGATCCTTACTAACCGGCTTGTTGAGGGCAGGAGCCCGGTACGGGTCGTCCCTTGCTCGGATGCGTCCATACCGCCCGGGTCGAACGTTCTTAATCACGATGCTCCGACGATAATCGTCGTTTCCGGTCGTGCAAGCCCGGAAAAGGTGGAAGCGATCCGGCAGAAGGGCGCCGAAGTCATGGTCTGCGGTAAAGAGGCCGTCGACCTCGAGCTCATGATGGAGGGCCTCACAAAAAGAGGCATAAAGCGCCTGATGGTCGAAGGCGGGCCGACGCTGATCTGGCTGCTCATACAAAAGCACATGATCGACCACATCATCCTGATCCAGATACCCTATATCATTGGCGGCGACAGCACGCCGTCGCTCGTCGGGGGCCCGGGGGTGGACTCCATCGGCCAGGTCGTCGGGACGGACCTGACCGACTTCTATAAAGTGGGCAATCACCTGATCACGGAGTACGACATCATATACGAGCCGAACGGAAAATAA
- a CDS encoding PGF-CTERM sorting domain-containing protein encodes MFHKTTLKMLSYALAITVLAALASMPPAMAESATVYGQVTLNGEPVNGATVSCNGNTTTTSSSIYNGFYTLSLPIGKDYPVTATYTANGTTYTASDNIDLTGTTSTSTPIALSALALTAQAAATPTPTPTPTPTPTPSPNASASPSPTANASITPTPSPTPTPTATPTPTATPKPASYTQPSYPTYTPTPTPEPTPTPTPTPVVQRKVFSSPKWETDHGMITVSNVGDTPITVRSWVGDQSNNTTVTGNETRSILTPIALLEENQIVDMGFEAYENDVLIDSYKASLYMDPTATPAPTKAQSPGFAGAIALAGLLAAGYLITRKED; translated from the coding sequence ATGTTCCATAAAACAACCCTTAAAATGCTATCATATGCGCTGGCTATTACGGTACTCGCAGCCTTAGCCTCAATGCCGCCTGCCATGGCCGAGTCGGCCACTGTCTACGGGCAAGTCACCCTTAACGGGGAGCCGGTAAACGGGGCCACTGTCTCCTGTAATGGTAACACAACGACAACATCCTCATCGATCTATAACGGGTTTTACACACTGTCGCTGCCGATCGGTAAGGATTACCCCGTCACGGCCACATACACGGCGAACGGCACCACATATACTGCTTCTGACAACATCGACCTGACCGGCACCACATCGACATCAACACCCATTGCCTTAAGCGCCCTTGCATTGACGGCCCAGGCAGCAGCCACTCCTACGCCGACCCCGACCCCGACGCCTACGCCCACGCCGAGCCCTAACGCTTCGGCATCTCCTTCGCCCACTGCGAACGCGTCTATCACGCCAACGCCGTCTCCCACGCCGACCCCGACAGCCACTCCAACTCCCACGGCCACGCCAAAGCCAGCATCTTATACACAGCCTTCGTACCCGACATATACGCCTACGCCAACGCCCGAGCCGACTCCGACGCCCACGCCGACGCCTGTCGTGCAGCGCAAGGTCTTTTCGTCCCCCAAATGGGAGACTGACCACGGGATGATCACTGTCTCTAACGTCGGCGACACGCCCATCACGGTCCGTTCATGGGTGGGAGACCAGTCAAACAACACTACCGTTACAGGGAATGAAACCAGATCGATCCTGACGCCTATTGCCCTGTTAGAGGAAAACCAGATCGTGGACATGGGCTTCGAGGCATACGAGAACGATGTGCTCATCGATTCGTATAAGGCCAGCCTGTATATGGATCCGACGGCGACCCCGGCCCCAACGAAAGCCCAGTCGCCTGGATTTGCCGGGGCAATAGCCTTAGCTGGCTTACTGGCAGCAGGATACCTGATAACAAGGAAGGAGGACTAA
- a CDS encoding winged helix-turn-helix domain-containing protein codes for MEKKEFEILKTLSYAGAMDVLFTVTRGKTKFTDIMFETKLNPGILNRLLKALMASDILEKDPDGYHLSNKGARIVSYTLDILALEGEKESHKDIKEILSAKTGQKVKA; via the coding sequence ATGGAGAAAAAGGAATTCGAAATATTAAAGACGCTGTCGTACGCGGGCGCTATGGACGTCCTGTTTACGGTGACGAGGGGGAAGACGAAGTTTACGGACATCATGTTCGAGACCAAGCTGAATCCCGGCATCCTGAACCGCCTGCTGAAGGCGCTCATGGCCTCGGACATTCTCGAGAAGGATCCCGACGGCTACCACCTGTCGAACAAGGGCGCCAGGATCGTCTCTTATACGCTGGACATACTGGCCTTAGAGGGCGAGAAAGAGAGCCATAAGGATATCAAAGAGATCTTATCCGCCAAGACCGGGCAAAAAGTGAAAGCTTAA
- a CDS encoding alanyl-tRNA editing protein, with product MPDNHYFDDPYVREFKSKVASVDGVNVILEDTYFFPRGGGQTGDSGTIGGVKVVDTVAGNGRIVHIMESAPSFKAGDMVECAIDWEKRYRKMRLHSASHIVYYLMKEVFGDACTIASSGLLDENKERSDYLFEAPLDKAKLKEVEDRANALIAEGWDIKTYRDPVDSGVLRWEMAPWKMDCCGTHPKNSKEIGHITISRGKKPGKGRERIEISLV from the coding sequence ATGCCCGACAATCATTATTTTGACGACCCCTATGTGAGGGAATTTAAGAGTAAAGTCGCATCCGTGGACGGCGTCAACGTGATCCTCGAGGATACGTACTTTTTCCCCAGGGGCGGCGGCCAGACCGGGGATTCGGGCACCATCGGCGGCGTAAAGGTCGTCGATACCGTGGCCGGGAACGGCCGTATCGTACATATCATGGAGAGCGCTCCCTCGTTCAAGGCGGGCGACATGGTCGAGTGCGCCATCGACTGGGAAAAGCGCTACAGGAAAATGCGCCTGCACTCCGCCTCCCACATCGTGTATTACTTGATGAAAGAGGTGTTCGGCGATGCCTGCACCATCGCGTCCTCAGGGCTGCTGGACGAGAATAAGGAAAGGTCCGACTACCTGTTCGAGGCGCCGCTGGATAAGGCAAAGCTGAAGGAGGTCGAGGACAGGGCGAACGCGCTCATCGCCGAAGGCTGGGATATAAAGACATATCGTGACCCCGTGGACTCCGGCGTGCTGCGCTGGGAGATGGCGCCCTGGAAGATGGATTGCTGTGGCACGCACCCTAAAAACTCAAAAGAGATCGGCCATATTACCATCTCCAGGGGCAAAAAGCCCGGAAAAGGGCGTGAGCGCATAGAGATATCCCTTGTATAG
- a CDS encoding aminopeptidase has product MSIKESAMIAVRDCMGVKPGEKVLIVCDTERDFIGVPLYEAAMELGAESIYMEMKPRTRSGEEPPEVIADAMLHSDVVIAPTVFSLTHTQARKKACLNGARIATIPLTEGTKELITDMFSTGGMTADYFRMRDRIEQLYKLQQGTKTAHITTPLGTDINVEFAGREWHMDTGLALNKGDFTNLPGGELFIAPTSANGKLVVDGTFGDWGLLDTPLELIIKDGVCVDARGAHADDLKKLFEELGPDARHMAELGIGMNPKARLWGILLEDEKVGNTIHMALGNDCGFGGTCTVAMHCDGIVTHPTVYVDGKKLDIKEFL; this is encoded by the coding sequence ATGAGCATTAAAGAGAGCGCAATGATCGCGGTCAGGGACTGCATGGGCGTGAAGCCCGGGGAAAAGGTCCTGATCGTCTGCGACACGGAGAGGGATTTCATCGGCGTGCCGCTGTACGAGGCGGCCATGGAGCTGGGAGCGGAATCTATCTACATGGAAATGAAGCCCCGCACCAGGAGCGGCGAGGAGCCGCCCGAAGTCATTGCCGATGCCATGCTGCATTCGGACGTTGTCATCGCGCCCACCGTCTTTTCGCTCACCCACACGCAGGCCAGGAAGAAAGCATGCCTGAACGGCGCCCGCATCGCAACTATACCGCTCACCGAGGGCACGAAGGAGCTCATCACCGACATGTTCTCCACCGGCGGCATGACTGCAGACTATTTCAGGATGAGGGACCGCATAGAGCAGCTTTATAAGCTGCAGCAGGGCACGAAGACTGCTCATATCACCACTCCCCTTGGCACCGATATAAATGTCGAATTTGCAGGCCGGGAGTGGCACATGGACACAGGGCTGGCCCTTAATAAAGGCGATTTCACCAACCTGCCCGGCGGCGAGCTCTTCATTGCTCCCACCAGCGCGAACGGTAAGCTCGTGGTGGACGGCACGTTCGGGGATTGGGGGCTGCTGGACACGCCCCTCGAGTTGATCATCAAGGACGGCGTTTGCGTCGACGCCAGGGGCGCCCACGCCGACGACCTGAAAAAGCTATTCGAAGAGCTGGGCCCCGATGCCCGGCATATGGCAGAGCTCGGGATAGGCATGAACCCGAAGGCCAGGCTCTGGGGCATCCTGCTTGAAGATGAGAAGGTGGGCAATACGATCCACATGGCACTGGGCAACGACTGCGGCTTCGGGGGCACTTGCACCGTGGCCATGCACTGCGACGGCATCGTGACCCACCCGACCGTATACGTCGACGGCAAGAAGCTGGACATCAAGGAGTTCCTGTAA
- a CDS encoding competence/damage-inducible protein A, translating into MDAVILCIGDELLSGDIADLNSTWLAKNLTELGTVVKRIEVVPDDIDVIARTLKEIRADKVLVTGGLGPTHDDVTRQAVALAFGRKLIRDPEAVKVVEAYAARYHRSPLPQSYNMADIPENTTVIPNPVGAAPGFIVDNRVYTFPGVPSEMKAMFELVRQQFRGPKLHVDWLISNKPESALVNDLNEAVRLFPEVTFGSYPSGVVKIKMKSYDPDRLKAAKEWLAGRIL; encoded by the coding sequence ATGGATGCGGTCATCCTGTGTATCGGCGACGAGCTCCTTTCGGGAGACATCGCCGACCTTAACTCGACATGGCTGGCGAAAAATCTCACCGAGCTTGGCACCGTTGTGAAGAGGATAGAGGTCGTTCCGGACGATATCGATGTCATCGCACGAACGCTGAAGGAGATCAGGGCGGATAAGGTCCTGGTGACGGGCGGCCTCGGCCCCACGCACGACGATGTGACGAGGCAGGCGGTAGCCCTTGCATTCGGCCGCAAGCTGATCCGGGACCCGGAGGCTGTAAAAGTGGTCGAGGCATATGCTGCCCGGTATCACCGGTCCCCGCTGCCCCAATCGTACAACATGGCGGACATACCCGAAAATACGACGGTCATCCCGAACCCGGTGGGCGCCGCCCCCGGCTTCATCGTCGACAACAGAGTCTACACGTTCCCCGGTGTGCCATCCGAGATGAAGGCCATGTTCGAGCTGGTCAGACAGCAGTTCAGGGGCCCTAAGCTCCACGTGGACTGGCTGATCTCGAATAAGCCCGAGTCGGCCCTTGTCAATGACCTCAACGAGGCCGTCAGGCTTTTCCCCGAAGTCACGTTCGGCTCATATCCTTCGGGCGTGGTCAAGATCAAGATGAAGTCTTATGACCCTGACCGGCTCAAAGCGGCAAAGGAGTGGCTCGCAGGGCGCATCCTGTAA